In the Leptospira sp. WS4.C2 genome, one interval contains:
- a CDS encoding HEAT repeat domain-containing protein, whose protein sequence is MKNYLLFLSIFISFSVYAGDLKEDLKNASNDNDKISILSEMGKSGDVKFGKTIIEQLEKGESSKIRSQAASSLGDLNAGVTELQKAFDNDDVYVREACMEALSRIGNTKSQSYFEKGAKDKSEKIRFYSVQGLSKTGKSGTTSIFRSALDWKDKDTQLAAIRGLGNINASDEWKYVKSFCSYQDKDYVFACLYTAGKFKTDDTLLTIESLLANVDNEISKAAFNSISNFKPIQVIPTLIRFKKANPNHPNLVSLGENLKKLKAAKQYAIINVSDRLNLRSKANERSEVITGLAGNSVVEIISREPRKYIITNSKGEEMEDFWYQVKTSEGKKGFLFGEYIHVVESY, encoded by the coding sequence GTGAAGAATTACCTTCTTTTTTTATCAATATTTATTAGTTTTAGTGTGTATGCCGGTGATTTGAAAGAGGATCTCAAAAACGCATCGAATGACAATGATAAGATTTCTATCCTATCAGAAATGGGAAAATCTGGCGATGTTAAGTTTGGAAAAACCATCATCGAACAACTGGAGAAAGGTGAATCCAGTAAAATCCGTTCACAAGCAGCAAGTTCCTTAGGGGATCTAAACGCTGGTGTAACCGAACTTCAAAAGGCATTTGATAATGATGATGTGTATGTTCGAGAAGCTTGTATGGAAGCTCTTTCAAGAATTGGAAATACAAAATCACAATCCTATTTTGAAAAAGGGGCAAAAGATAAAAGTGAAAAGATTCGTTTTTATAGTGTACAAGGACTCTCTAAAACAGGCAAAAGTGGAACCACTTCAATTTTTCGTAGTGCTCTTGATTGGAAAGATAAAGATACACAACTCGCAGCCATCCGCGGTTTAGGGAATATCAATGCTTCGGACGAATGGAAGTATGTGAAGTCTTTTTGTTCTTATCAAGATAAAGACTATGTATTTGCTTGTTTATATACAGCAGGTAAATTCAAAACCGATGATACACTTCTAACAATCGAAAGTTTACTAGCAAACGTTGACAATGAAATCAGCAAAGCCGCATTTAATTCTATTTCCAATTTCAAACCAATACAAGTGATTCCCACTTTGATTCGATTCAAAAAAGCAAATCCTAACCATCCGAATTTAGTTAGCTTAGGAGAAAATTTAAAAAAACTCAAAGCTGCTAAACAATATGCGATCATCAATGTTTCCGATCGATTGAACCTTAGATCTAAGGCGAATGAAAGATCGGAAGTGATCACAGGTCTTGCAGGGAACTCTGTTGTAGAAATTATTTCAAGAGAACCAAGAAAGTACATCATCACTAATAGTAAAGGCGAAGAGATGGAAGATTTTTGGTACCAAGTAAAAACCAGTGAAGGTAAAAAAGGGTTCTTATTTGGTGAATACATTCATGTTGTGGAAAGTTATTAG